In Pleuronectes platessa chromosome 4, fPlePla1.1, whole genome shotgun sequence, the following proteins share a genomic window:
- the dgcr6 gene encoding protein DGCR6, with protein sequence MDGYPGVTGGDSTKQQERHYYLLSELQTLVKDLPSSFQQRLSYNTLSDLALALIDGTVYEIVQGLLDIQHLTEKNLYQQRQKLHGEHQALKQELLRKNKDALQSCKSHNLGLLKSNQQSEVEALDIRVREEQKMMDKKIVAEMDQKVIDQQNTLEKAGVPGFYITTNPQELTMQMNLLELVLKLQQKESQSGIL encoded by the exons ATGGATGGTTATCCCGGGGTCACTGGCGGGGATTCAACAAAGCAACAGGAGAGACATTACTACCTGTTGTCTGAGCTGCAAACCTTAGTGAAAGATTTACCCAG CTCCTTCCAGCAGCGCCTGTCCTACAACACACTGAGTGACCTGGCTCTGGCGCTCATAGATGGGACGGTGTATGAGATCGTGCAGGGGCTCCTGGATATTCAGCATCTGACTGAAAAGAATCTGTACCAGCAGAGGCAGAAGCTGCACGGCGAACACCAAG CACTCAAACAGGAGCTTTTACGAAAAAACAAAGACGCTCTGCAGTCGTGCAAGTCTCACAACCTGGGGCTTCTCAAATCAAACCAGCAATCGGAAGTAGAG GCTCTGGACATACGTGTGCGAGAGGAACAAAAAATGATGGATAAGAAGATTGTAGCTGAAATGGATCAGAAAGTGATAGACCAGCAGAACACCCTGGAGAAGGCGGGAGTCCCAGGGTTTTATATCACCACGAATCCTCAG gagctgaCAATGCAGATGAACCTACTTGAACTGGTCCTCAAGCTTCAACAGAAAGAGTCACAATCTGGAATACTATGA